ATTTCACCGTTTCCACCACCAAATCCGCCCCAATGTGCATCAATCGTTCATAGACTTCACCCGTTGTTTCATTTGGCCCGATGGGCGTTTTGGCACGCAAAATCACGTCTCCTGTATCAACCTGCTTCCGAAGGAAAAATGTCGTAACGCCCGTCTCTTGTGCGCCCGCCATCACTGCACGATGGATCGGAGCAGCACCACGAAAAGCAGGCAGTAACGATCCGTGAAGGTTAAAAGCGCCTTTCCTTGCCAAGCCATAAACGGCTTCTGGTAAGATGCGGTATGCAACCACCGCCATCACATCCATTTCGATGGCGGCAAGTGCAGCAATAAATTCGGGGTCTTTCACCGAGTCCGGCTGCAAAATTGGGATTCCATGTGCCGATGCACACGCTTTGACGGGCGTGATGTCCACCTTTTGTCCTCGACCGCGTGGCAAATCTGGCCGAGTTACCACCAAAACGGGCTTATAACCGGCCTTAATTAAGGCTTCTAAAGAAGGAACGGCAAAGTCCGGCGTTCCCATAAAAACGATATTCATGTAATTTCTTCGATTTTACGTTGCGGTGAAGAATCTAAGCCTTATCCATGCAAGTATCAAACGAACATTCTTTAATATCCCAAAACATTTACTTTAATCTAATGACCTCACTCACAGAAAGAAATGCAAAAGCCACTTTAGGATCGGGTTGTTTTTGGTGTACCGAAGCTGTTTTTAAGCGGATCCGCGGCGTTTCGGAGCTTAAGAGCGGTTATACCGGAGGAAAAATCAAAAATCCTACCTACCGTGAAGTCTGCTCAGGTCTCACAGGCCATGCCGAAGCCATTCAACTCACATATGATCCCGCAGTGGTGTCCTATGAAGACCTTTTGGCGGTATTTTTTTATACGCACGACCCAACCACCCTCAACCGACAAGGAAATGACGTGGGTACGCAATACCGATCGGCCATTTTCTTTCATGACGAAATACAAGCAACTTTAGCACAAGCCTTCATTCAAAAACTGACGGATGAAAGGGTATATGACTCGGCAATTGTTACTGAAGTGCGCCCATTAACCGTTTTTTACGAAGCTGAATTGTACCACCAAGACTATTACGACCGCAATACCGACCAAGCATATTGCTCTTTTGTGATCAGTCCTAAATTGGAAAAGCTAAGAAAACGATTTAGCGGCTTGCTAAAGTAAAACGACCTTTAACGCCTTACAGAAATTGGCAATAACGGGCAAAGTGTCACGGTCTTTTAAACATGAATAACTCAAGATTCGATCGGCACTTCCTCAAATTTTTCAACTTCTAAGGCTTCATACATCCCACCCGCAACGGCTCCAAAGATGATGTGTGTGAAGACCATTACCCCGCTCCGCATTGCAAAAAACCAAGGAAAGAAATAGGTAAAGGTATAAAAATTTATGGCATAAAGTGCTAATCCAAGAACAGCGCCTCCCAAAATTCCGGTGAGCATTCCGCCTCTGTGTACCACCACCGATATAAGGGTTGTGAAGAGCAACGAAAGACCAAGTGTACCAATCACCGAAACCGAAAGCGCTCCCCAATCAAAAGTTGCCGGTGGTGCAAGAATTTGGTCTCCCATCAAGGGCGAAGCCAATAACCGTACTACAGCCCACTCATTTGCACCGATCAACAATGGTGTGAGTAACAAATTAAGGCAGTAAAAAAAAACGCCAGCAAGGATACCAGCCCAAAAAGTGGCATTCCAATCTACAACTTGTCTTAAGGCTTTACTTGGCTTGTTCATAAGCACGGACTTTTGGGTTTAAGTACAGCCCGAAAATACGATAAATAACCTACAAAAAAACAATCTTTAATCCATACAACCGAAAAACAACTTCGGTAAGCGGTCCGAACAAATGGAGTTTAGTGTTGCGAGTGATCCATCCCCGGCATATTGTGCTTGGTGTGGTCTGCTCCCTCCGTCTGGCTGTGGTCATGCCCA
Above is a genomic segment from Rhodothermia bacterium containing:
- a CDS encoding methionyl-tRNA formyltransferase, with product MNIVFMGTPDFAVPSLEALIKAGYKPVLVVTRPDLPRGRGQKVDITPVKACASAHGIPILQPDSVKDPEFIAALAAIEMDVMAVVAYRILPEAVYGLARKGAFNLHGSLLPAFRGAAPIHRAVMAGAQETGVTTFFLRKQVDTGDVILRAKTPIGPNETTGEVYERLMHIGADLVVETVKLIEHGAVETQQQDDALASPAPKIFPEDCFVNWGASAQEVHNFIRGLSPFPGARSTLQSKLFKVYRSEVMQVEISQKPTGTLFAEDGKLLVACGQGAVSLVEVQLEGRKRLSAEAFLAGNTGIIGERFDPIIKQS
- the msrA gene encoding peptide-methionine (S)-S-oxide reductase MsrA, whose protein sequence is MTSLTERNAKATLGSGCFWCTEAVFKRIRGVSELKSGYTGGKIKNPTYREVCSGLTGHAEAIQLTYDPAVVSYEDLLAVFFYTHDPTTLNRQGNDVGTQYRSAIFFHDEIQATLAQAFIQKLTDERVYDSAIVTEVRPLTVFYEAELYHQDYYDRNTDQAYCSFVISPKLEKLRKRFSGLLK